Proteins from a genomic interval of Drosophila melanogaster chromosome 2R:
- the CG41242 gene encoding uncharacterized protein, which yields MSIKNFCCGIVQFMAIMALTVNVRFWPSWGNSHSHGLGPTPSEVSNAFSVTKLASANVFITQKQLETAKENLLNQQRIAIEKQTQALILKQTSQAAMARAAAYVAAAEVQKTENEAAKLDHITRNGQHILSLSPASNQLSISYLAPIHLSSWLNGRSHFP from the exons atgtctataaaaaatttttgttgtgGTATCGTCCAATTTATGGCAATAATGGCATTAACTGTTAATGTCCGGT TTTGGCCCAGTTGGGGCAACAGTCATTCGCATGGACTTGGCCCCACACCCAGTGAAGTGTCAAACGCCTTTTCAGTGACTAAGCTGGCATCTGCTAATGTTTTTATTACGCAGAAACAACTAGAGACTGCTAAGGagaatttattaaatcaaCAAAGAATAGCTATCGAAAAGCAAACACAAGCTTTAATATTGAAACAAACGTCTCAAGCAGCGATGGCACGTGCAGCTGCTTATGTTGCTGCGGCTGAAGTtcaaaaaactgaaaatgaagCTGCCAAGCTTGACCACATTACTCGAAATGGTCAGCACATTTTATCTTTATCGCCAGCAAGCAATCAGTTGTCTATATCGTATCTAGCACCGATTCATTTAAGTTCATGGCTTAATGGTCGGAGTCATTTTCCTTAA